A stretch of the uncultured Methanobrevibacter sp. genome encodes the following:
- a CDS encoding 4Fe-4S binding protein, whose protein sequence is MTVKIDSDVCGHIDNCPVQGLCIKLCEQGAIIEENGDVKIIPENCDDCDLCIQNCPNQAISKA, encoded by the coding sequence ATGACAGTTAAAATTGATTCTGATGTTTGTGGACATATTGATAATTGTCCGGTTCAAGGTTTATGCATTAAACTTTGTGAACAAGGAGCAATCATAGAAGAAAATGGTGATGTAAAAATCATCCCTGAAAATTGTGACGATTGTGACTTATGTATTCAGAATTGTCCTAACCAAGCTATATCCAAAGCATGA